The following proteins are co-located in the Eublepharis macularius isolate TG4126 chromosome 5, MPM_Emac_v1.0, whole genome shotgun sequence genome:
- the LOC129330952 gene encoding perilipin-3-like isoform X2, with protein sequence MSSEDNSMNQTTSESKELDQQNVVSRVANLPLVSSTYDMVSSAYASTKETHPYLKSVCDVAEKSVKTLTAAAVSGAQPLLTKLEPQIAAANEYACKSLDKLEEKLPILQQPSEKVVASTKEAVSSTVNGAKDAVASGVSGVVDMTRSVMSGGMNTVMGSRVGQMVATGMDAVLDMSEDLMDHYLPVTEQELVELAASVECSELATVEQQKEQQSYFVRLGSLSSKLRHRAYQHSLGKLRTVKQGTQDSLVQLHQVIELMEHVKEGVGQKLQGGQEKLHQMWLEWSKRQAGSGEPVDSSVQPEVESQTLVMFRGLTQQLQGSCSTLVSSVQGLPACIQDKVQHLRRTAEDLHSSFSTAHSFQDVSATILAQSREQVSKAREAMDEVLDYVVSHVPLPWLVGPFAPNLVELPEAPSAKTEDGFQACGESKEKLDGPQKETSETKKDL encoded by the exons ATGTCTTCAGAAGATAATAGCATGAACCAGACTACCTCTGAAAGCAAAGAGCTGGACCAGCAG AACGTGGTCAGTCGAGTGGCCAATCTGCCGCTGGTGagctccacctatgacatggtcTCCTCGGCTTACGCCTCCACAAAAGAGACCCACCCCTACCTGAAGTCTGTCTGCGACGTGGCCGAGAAGAGCGTGAAGACTCTCACGGCGGCGGCTGTGAGCGGGGCCCAGCCCCTGTTGACCAAGCTGGAACCTCAGA TTGCAGCTGCCAATGAGTACGCGTGCAAGAGCCTAGATAAATTGGAGGAAAAACTGCCCATTTTGCAGCAGCCATCTGAGAAG GTGGTGGCCAGCACTAAGGAAGCGGTCTCCAGCACCGTCAACGGGGCTAAGGACGCTGTGGCCAGTGGCGTGAGCGGTGTGGTAGACATGACCAGATCGGTGATGTCAGGTGGCATGAATACCGTCATGGGGTCCAGAGTGGGCCAGATGGTGGCAACCGGAATGGATGCCGTACTGGACATGTCAGAAGACCTGATGGATCACTACCTCCCTGTGACAGAGCAAGAGTTAG TTGAATTGGCTGCTTCGGTGGAGTGCTCTGAACTGGCCACCGTAGAGCAGCAGAAAGAGCAGCAGAGCTATTTTGTCCGCCTGGGGTCTCTCTCGAGCAAACTCCGCCACCGGGCCTACCAGCACTCCCTGGGCAAGCTGAGGACGGTCAAGCAGGGCACTCAGGACTCCCTTGTCCAGCTCCACCAGGTGATCGAGCTG ATGGAACACGTCAAGGAGGGTGTTGGCCAGAAGCTTCAAGGAGGCCAGGAAAAGCTGCACCAGATGTGGCTGGAGTGGAGCAAGAGGCAGGCGGGGAGCGGAGAGCCGGTGGACTCCTCGGTGCAGCCAGAG GTTGAGTCACAGACACTGGTCATGTTCCGCGGCCTCACGCAGCAGCTGCAGGGCTCGTGCTCGACCCTCGTGTCCAGCGTCCAGGGTCTTCCGGCTTGCATCCAGGACAAAGTTCAGCACCTCCGCCGCACCGCGGAGGATCTCCACTCGTCTTTCTCAACGGCTCACTCCTTCCAAGACGTTTCGGCAACCATCTTGGCCCAGAGTCGCGAGCAAGTCTCCAAGGCTCGCGAGGCCATGGACGAGGTGCTCGACTATGTAGTATCGCACGTCCCCCTCCCCTGGCTCGTGGGCCCTTTTGCCCCCAACTTGGTTGAGCTTCCGGAAGCACCCAGCGCAAAGACGGAAGATGGTTTCCAGGCCTGTGGAGAATCAAAGGAGAAGCTGGATGGCCCGCAAAAAGAGACCTCAGAGACTAAGAAAGACCTCTAG
- the LOC129330952 gene encoding perilipin-3-like isoform X1: MNCTMSSEDNSMNQTTSESKELDQQNVVSRVANLPLVSSTYDMVSSAYASTKETHPYLKSVCDVAEKSVKTLTAAAVSGAQPLLTKLEPQIAAANEYACKSLDKLEEKLPILQQPSEKVVASTKEAVSSTVNGAKDAVASGVSGVVDMTRSVMSGGMNTVMGSRVGQMVATGMDAVLDMSEDLMDHYLPVTEQELVELAASVECSELATVEQQKEQQSYFVRLGSLSSKLRHRAYQHSLGKLRTVKQGTQDSLVQLHQVIELMEHVKEGVGQKLQGGQEKLHQMWLEWSKRQAGSGEPVDSSVQPEVESQTLVMFRGLTQQLQGSCSTLVSSVQGLPACIQDKVQHLRRTAEDLHSSFSTAHSFQDVSATILAQSREQVSKAREAMDEVLDYVVSHVPLPWLVGPFAPNLVELPEAPSAKTEDGFQACGESKEKLDGPQKETSETKKDL, encoded by the exons ATGAA TTGCACGATGTCTTCAGAAGATAATAGCATGAACCAGACTACCTCTGAAAGCAAAGAGCTGGACCAGCAG AACGTGGTCAGTCGAGTGGCCAATCTGCCGCTGGTGagctccacctatgacatggtcTCCTCGGCTTACGCCTCCACAAAAGAGACCCACCCCTACCTGAAGTCTGTCTGCGACGTGGCCGAGAAGAGCGTGAAGACTCTCACGGCGGCGGCTGTGAGCGGGGCCCAGCCCCTGTTGACCAAGCTGGAACCTCAGA TTGCAGCTGCCAATGAGTACGCGTGCAAGAGCCTAGATAAATTGGAGGAAAAACTGCCCATTTTGCAGCAGCCATCTGAGAAG GTGGTGGCCAGCACTAAGGAAGCGGTCTCCAGCACCGTCAACGGGGCTAAGGACGCTGTGGCCAGTGGCGTGAGCGGTGTGGTAGACATGACCAGATCGGTGATGTCAGGTGGCATGAATACCGTCATGGGGTCCAGAGTGGGCCAGATGGTGGCAACCGGAATGGATGCCGTACTGGACATGTCAGAAGACCTGATGGATCACTACCTCCCTGTGACAGAGCAAGAGTTAG TTGAATTGGCTGCTTCGGTGGAGTGCTCTGAACTGGCCACCGTAGAGCAGCAGAAAGAGCAGCAGAGCTATTTTGTCCGCCTGGGGTCTCTCTCGAGCAAACTCCGCCACCGGGCCTACCAGCACTCCCTGGGCAAGCTGAGGACGGTCAAGCAGGGCACTCAGGACTCCCTTGTCCAGCTCCACCAGGTGATCGAGCTG ATGGAACACGTCAAGGAGGGTGTTGGCCAGAAGCTTCAAGGAGGCCAGGAAAAGCTGCACCAGATGTGGCTGGAGTGGAGCAAGAGGCAGGCGGGGAGCGGAGAGCCGGTGGACTCCTCGGTGCAGCCAGAG GTTGAGTCACAGACACTGGTCATGTTCCGCGGCCTCACGCAGCAGCTGCAGGGCTCGTGCTCGACCCTCGTGTCCAGCGTCCAGGGTCTTCCGGCTTGCATCCAGGACAAAGTTCAGCACCTCCGCCGCACCGCGGAGGATCTCCACTCGTCTTTCTCAACGGCTCACTCCTTCCAAGACGTTTCGGCAACCATCTTGGCCCAGAGTCGCGAGCAAGTCTCCAAGGCTCGCGAGGCCATGGACGAGGTGCTCGACTATGTAGTATCGCACGTCCCCCTCCCCTGGCTCGTGGGCCCTTTTGCCCCCAACTTGGTTGAGCTTCCGGAAGCACCCAGCGCAAAGACGGAAGATGGTTTCCAGGCCTGTGGAGAATCAAAGGAGAAGCTGGATGGCCCGCAAAAAGAGACCTCAGAGACTAAGAAAGACCTCTAG